The Callospermophilus lateralis isolate mCalLat2 chromosome 3, mCalLat2.hap1, whole genome shotgun sequence genome has a segment encoding these proteins:
- the Pcna gene encoding proliferating cell nuclear antigen has product MFEARLVQGSILKKVLEALKDLINEACWDISSGGVNLQSMDSSHVSLVQLTLRSEGFDTYRCDRNLAMGVNLTSMSKILKCAGNEDIITLRAEDNADTLALVFEAPNQEKVSDYEMKLMDLDVEQLGIPEQEYSCVVKMPSGEFARICRDLSHIGDAVVISCAKDGVKFSASGELGNGNIKLSQTSNVDKEEEAVTIEMNEPVQLTFALRYLNFFTKATPLSPTVTLSMSADVPLVVEYKIADMGHLKYYLAPKIEDEEGS; this is encoded by the exons ATGTTCGAGGCGCGTCTGGTCCAGGGGTCCATCCTGAAGAAGGTGCTCGAAGCGCTCAAGGACCTCATCAACGAGGCCTGCTGGGACATCAGCTCTGGCGGTGTAAACCTTCAGAGTATGGACTCGTCCCATGTCTCCTTGGTGCAGCTCACCCTGCGCTCCGAAGGCTTCGACACCTACCGCTGTGACCGCAACCTGGCCATGGGTGTGAACCTCACCAG CATGTCCAAAATACTAAAATGTGCTGGCAATGAAGACATTATTACATTAAGGGCTGAAGATAATGCGGATACATTGGCGCTAGTATTTGAAGCACCGA ATCAAGAGAAAGTTTCAGATTATGAAATGAAGTTAATGGACTTAGATGTTGAACAACTTGGAATTCCA GAACAAGAGTACAGTTGTGTAGTAAAGATGCCTTCTGGTGAATTTGCACGTATATGCCGAGACCTCAGTCATATTGGAGATGCTGTTGTAATATCCTGTGCAAAAGATGGAGTGAAATTTTCTGCAAGTGGAGAACTTGGAAATGGAAACATTAAGTTGTCTCAAACAAGTAACGTTGATAAAGAAGAGGAAGCT GTTACCATAGAGATGAATGAGCCAGTTCAGCTAACTTTTGCACTGAGGTACCTGAACTTCTTTACGAAAGCCACTCCACTCTCTCCTACAGTAACACTCAGTATGTCTGCAGATGTACCCCTTG TTGTAGAGTATAAAATTGCTGACATGGGACATTTAAAGTATTATTTGGCTCCCAAGATCGAGGATGAAGAAGGATCTTAG